A region of Halococcus sediminicola DNA encodes the following proteins:
- a CDS encoding SDR family NAD(P)-dependent oxidoreductase has protein sequence MTDPTEPPELAREDVLRLDDPQFTDDNVALVTGAGSGIGRATTLALAHNGLTVAATDVDEDGLDETVTKHDELDLDGAVETVAGDLTDDGDIERAVERAADCGQIRFLANIAGLQTVAPIEEFPMEKYDMMQEAMLRAPLALTKGCLPHMRDGGGGAVGNMCSIHGHYVTRDKVAYNMAKFGLRGLTQSIAAEGDGDVRAFSFSTAYVKTPLVTDQIADTAEERGISEQEVVEDVMLGEARVKEMMDPIEVANVFTMGFSEHASHLDGGDLLFDGGYTLTY, from the coding sequence ATGACCGACCCGACGGAGCCACCGGAACTCGCCCGCGAGGACGTGCTGAGGCTCGACGACCCACAGTTCACGGACGACAACGTCGCGCTCGTCACCGGTGCTGGCTCGGGCATCGGCCGGGCGACCACACTCGCGCTCGCCCACAATGGCTTGACCGTCGCGGCGACCGACGTCGACGAAGACGGTCTCGACGAGACGGTCACCAAACACGACGAACTCGATCTCGACGGGGCGGTCGAGACGGTCGCCGGCGACCTGACCGACGATGGAGACATCGAGCGTGCCGTCGAGCGGGCGGCCGACTGCGGGCAGATTCGCTTTCTAGCGAATATCGCTGGCCTGCAAACGGTGGCTCCAATCGAGGAGTTCCCGATGGAGAAATATGACATGATGCAGGAGGCGATGCTCCGCGCGCCGCTGGCCCTGACGAAGGGCTGTCTCCCCCACATGCGCGACGGTGGCGGCGGCGCAGTGGGGAACATGTGCTCGATTCACGGTCACTACGTCACCCGCGACAAGGTCGCCTACAACATGGCGAAGTTCGGCCTCCGGGGTCTCACCCAGTCCATCGCCGCCGAGGGCGACGGCGACGTCCGCGCCTTTTCCTTCTCGACGGCCTACGTGAAGACGCCGCTCGTCACGGACCAGATCGCTGACACGGCTGAGGAGCGGGGCATTAGCGAACAGGAAGTCGTCGAGGACGTCATGCTCGGCGAAGCGAGAGTCAAGGAGATGATGGACCCCATCGAGGTGGCGAACGTCTTCACGATGGGCTTTTCCGAGCACGCGAGCCACCTCGACGGTGGCGACCTCCTCTTCGACGGCGGCTACACGCTGACCTACTGA
- a CDS encoding SCP2 sterol-binding domain-containing protein: protein MTDVDYDPDPLLFPSQAWFAEYEDQINGDDEYAEVSEGWGTDFNGDFVFKMTEMPIDEMNTDEMPAYLQEELDQYVEEDGGDGHVGHAFLGLEDGKCTGARLIDDPDEVDEGFLLSATTDNWKALLKQEMGVIDGLMGGDFELDGDMQKILQYSDAAVKLTDLAGNPDAEFADEKYAN from the coding sequence ATGACTGATGTCGACTACGATCCGGACCCGCTGTTGTTCCCGAGTCAGGCGTGGTTCGCCGAGTACGAAGACCAGATCAATGGAGACGACGAGTACGCGGAGGTGAGCGAGGGCTGGGGCACCGATTTCAACGGCGACTTCGTCTTCAAGATGACCGAGATGCCCATCGACGAGATGAACACCGACGAGATGCCCGCGTACCTCCAAGAGGAACTCGACCAGTACGTCGAAGAAGACGGCGGCGACGGCCACGTCGGCCACGCGTTCTTGGGTCTCGAAGACGGCAAATGTACTGGCGCGAGACTCATCGACGACCCCGACGAGGTCGACGAGGGCTTTCTCCTGTCGGCGACCACCGACAACTGGAAAGCACTGCTGAAACAGGAGATGGGTGTCATCGACGGGCTGATGGGCGGCGATTTCGAACTCGACGGCGACATGCAGAAGATCCTCCAGTACTCCGACGCCGCCGTCAAGCTGACCGACCTCGCGGGCAACCCCGACGCCGAGTTCGCCGACGAGAAATACGCGAACTGA
- a CDS encoding SDR family NAD(P)-dependent oxidoreductase: MDFGLDDKTALVTGGGGRIGSEDCEVLAEEGAEVVVLDVDEEGAETIADGIEDDGGTAHAVECDLTDHDEVASTIDAIREETGGIDVLVNNAGMVDARARVGDFEDDIWERDLAVNLTGSYNVTREVFPAMCERGWGRIITMSSMAGWQGGFGQLSYSATKAALIGFGKTLALEGAQSGVTSNVVAPSIVVGALADLPPDQLEEVDEHFARIAKATPMRQLGREADVANLVAYLASEQSSYITGQVVGVTGGIDLFTF, encoded by the coding sequence ATGGATTTCGGACTCGACGACAAGACGGCACTCGTCACCGGCGGCGGCGGACGCATCGGCAGCGAGGACTGTGAGGTTCTCGCCGAGGAAGGCGCGGAGGTCGTCGTCCTCGACGTGGACGAAGAGGGTGCGGAGACCATCGCCGACGGCATCGAAGACGACGGTGGCACGGCCCACGCCGTCGAGTGCGACCTGACCGACCACGACGAGGTCGCCTCGACTATCGACGCCATCCGCGAGGAGACGGGTGGAATCGACGTGCTCGTGAACAACGCCGGGATGGTCGACGCCCGCGCACGGGTCGGGGACTTCGAGGACGACATCTGGGAGCGCGATCTGGCCGTGAACCTCACCGGCTCGTACAACGTCACCCGCGAGGTCTTCCCGGCGATGTGCGAGCGCGGCTGGGGGCGCATCATCACCATGTCCTCGATGGCGGGCTGGCAGGGCGGCTTTGGCCAACTTTCCTATTCGGCAACCAAGGCGGCACTCATCGGCTTCGGCAAGACGCTCGCGCTCGAAGGCGCTCAATCCGGTGTGACCTCGAACGTCGTCGCGCCGAGCATCGTGGTGGGTGCGCTCGCCGACCTCCCACCAGACCAGTTGGAGGAGGTCGACGAACACTTCGCGCGCATCGCCAAGGCAACTCCCATGCGCCAGCTCGGCCGCGAGGCGGACGTCGCCAATCTGGTCGCCTATCTCGCGAGCGAGCAGTCGAGCTACATCACCGGCCAAGTGGTCGGCGTCACCGGCGGTATCGACCTCTTCACGTTCTGA
- a CDS encoding helix-turn-helix domain-containing protein → MRYVTFVLIPPDGGLHPSDRRLAEDGDVTRTALHNINRLDDGTAVTLYQLDGTVERVDEILADCPEVLAYNVSATGDSVHAYIHFETNATVAGLLAVPQSHEIVLDTPIEYTPRGGLRMTVIGEEATIRETIATVPDDVRLKLEETGEYEPSARRLFDRLTTRQQETLRVAIEAGYYEVPRRATHADVAEELDRTGGTVGEHLRKIEAAVLTAIVP, encoded by the coding sequence ATGCGGTACGTCACCTTCGTTCTCATCCCGCCCGACGGCGGCCTCCACCCCTCCGACCGACGACTGGCCGAGGACGGGGACGTGACGCGCACGGCGCTGCACAACATCAATCGCCTCGACGACGGGACCGCCGTCACGCTCTACCAACTCGACGGTACTGTCGAGCGCGTCGACGAAATCCTCGCCGACTGTCCGGAGGTGCTCGCCTACAACGTCTCGGCGACCGGCGACAGCGTCCACGCCTACATCCACTTCGAGACGAACGCCACCGTCGCCGGCCTGCTCGCCGTGCCCCAATCGCACGAGATCGTCCTCGACACGCCCATCGAGTACACCCCACGGGGTGGACTCCGCATGACCGTCATCGGCGAGGAGGCGACGATCCGGGAGACGATAGCGACCGTTCCCGACGACGTGCGGCTCAAACTCGAAGAAACAGGGGAATACGAACCGAGCGCCAGACGGCTGTTCGACCGGCTCACCACCCGCCAACAGGAGACCCTTCGAGTCGCCATCGAGGCGGGCTACTACGAGGTCCCGCGCCGGGCGACACACGCCGACGTCGCCGAGGAACTCGATAGGACTGGGGGCACCGTCGGCGAACACCTCCGCAAGATCGAGGCGGCGGTGCTCACCGCCATCGTCCCATAA